In one window of Episyrphus balteatus chromosome 3, idEpiBalt1.1, whole genome shotgun sequence DNA:
- the LOC129915028 gene encoding uncharacterized protein LOC129915028, translating into MDRDKTDVTTSELEDELLASSQETIVDSSETARSASAPKQPPHPGSTAGTSSTSVPRPYKAQINPSGSSATDKNLKTASLHRRVDFKRATFFLSKIAKNKEAGTPHEKDAADKIRYEKIVEEYNNLFVHPEKTAKRNRSLEEGNPPQKKAKTGGTKKKGPPQGAAQSRTLSEIVRDDLQVAIVDELSTDNKGLMSVWNSIEAKLSEMVFLYTLSANEGPYPSFDSGEMLRGYRVIKCEDGFSRDFLSKSVDEISTKWDGLKLKLIPAKEIPKQPLARIWLPLMSIKPSGTELIRSLQRLNPLIPMHDWAVIKTEEPQKNSASYLLRICEVSRGALEKADFKLRFGIRNAKIKILQSQEADPNLVEDIVEDDDTPKEAGFSGERLVTDDAESDIN; encoded by the coding sequence atggaCAGAGACAAGACAGACGTAACAACATCCGAATTGGAGGATGAACTCTTGGCATCAAGCCAAGAAACCATTGTGGATAGCTCGGAGACTGCTAGAAGTGCTAGCGCTCCTAAGCAACCTCCACACCCCGGAAGCACAGCTGGTACAAGTAGTACCTCTGTGCCTCGACCATATAAAGCCCAAATAAATCCGTCGGGTAGCAGTGCTACCgacaaaaacctcaaaacagcGAGTTTGCATCGTAGAGTGGACTTCAAGAGGGCTACCTTCTTTCTTAGCAAGATTGCTAAAAATAAGGAAGCTGGAACTCCACACGAAAAAGATGCCGCTGATAAAATCAGGtacgaaaaaattgttgaagagTACAACAATCTTTTTGTTCATCCCGAAAAGACCGCCAAGAGAAATAGATCTCTTGAGGAGGGTAATCCTCCTCAAAAGAAAGCTAAAACCGGCGGCACCAAAAAGAAAGGGCCACCTCAGGGAGCGGCGCAATCGCGCACTTTAAGTGAGATCGTCAGGGACGATCTTCAAGTGGCGATTGTAGATGAGCTCTCCACTGACAACAAAGGTCTGATGTCAGTGTGGAACTCCATCGAGGCCAAACTCTCTGAGATGGTCTTTCTCTACACCCTATCGGCAAATGAGGGTCCCTACCCTAGTTTCGACTCTGGTGAGATGCTCAGGGGATACAGGGTAATTAAGTGCGAGGATGGGTTTTCTAGGGATTTCCTTAGTAAAAGTGTTGATGAGATCAGCACTAAATGGGATGGTTTGAAGCTCAAGCTTATCCCAGCTAAGGAGATTCCTAAACAACCACTGGCTCGCATTTGGCTGCCCCTCATGAGTATCAAGCCAAGTGGAACGGAGCTGATCCGCAGTCTTCAGAGGTTAAACCCGCTGATTCCGATGCATGACTGGGCAGTCATTAAGACTGAAGAGCCGCAAAAGAACAGCGCGTCTTACCTTCTGAGGATCTGCGAGGTTAGTCGTGGGGCTCTCGAAAAAGCCGACTTTAAActtcgttttggcattaggAATGCCAAAATAAAGATTCTGCAAAGTCAGGAAGCGGACCCTAACCTAGTTGAGGATATCGTCGAGGATGACGATACCCCCAAAGAGGCAGGGTTCTCCGGCGAGAGGCTGGTAACTGACGATGCAGAATccgatataaattaa